One Chitinophaga sp. H8 DNA window includes the following coding sequences:
- a CDS encoding DUF5009 domain-containing protein, with protein MINKLTTQRVLSIDAFRGITILVMIFVNEVAGVAGIPSWMKHVGVAEDAMTFVDVVFPAFLFIVGMSIPFAVNNRLSKGDSFMQLAGHILWRTIGLLVLGLFMVNSEDDYNEAAMGMSIHVWTLLFYACAILVWNVYTFQQKKISLALKGIGIAGLIILAFIYRGGKDGTHHMEIGWWGILGLIGWAYLYASIIYLLLKGNIIGIAIMIAVCVLVYIICKLPAIHDSGWDWISPRRGHIAHTSIVLCGIVLSLIFFNQEKDTPVRHRFIWAGILAAVLFIVATILRPWYEISKIRATPSWCLYSAGICCVIFALLYWLIDLKQQNSWTAFVRPAAANPLLMYILPSIIYALMGLLHLSWPEAFGSGIPGIIWCMVYAVVLIYVVRGLNKLKIRLQL; from the coding sequence ATGATTAATAAGCTCACCACCCAACGGGTGCTATCCATTGATGCCTTCAGAGGTATTACTATCCTGGTAATGATATTTGTAAATGAAGTAGCCGGTGTAGCAGGAATTCCCTCCTGGATGAAACATGTGGGCGTGGCAGAAGATGCGATGACTTTTGTAGATGTAGTATTTCCCGCATTCTTGTTTATAGTGGGTATGTCTATCCCCTTTGCCGTGAATAACCGGCTCTCAAAAGGAGATAGTTTTATGCAGCTGGCAGGGCATATCTTATGGCGTACGATTGGACTGCTGGTGTTAGGCTTGTTTATGGTGAATTCAGAAGATGATTATAACGAAGCCGCTATGGGAATGTCTATTCATGTATGGACACTCTTGTTTTATGCTTGCGCTATACTGGTGTGGAATGTGTATACTTTTCAGCAAAAGAAAATCAGCCTGGCATTAAAAGGAATAGGGATCGCTGGTTTGATTATACTGGCCTTTATTTACAGAGGCGGTAAAGACGGCACACATCATATGGAAATCGGCTGGTGGGGTATCCTTGGATTAATCGGCTGGGCCTATCTCTATGCCAGTATTATCTACCTGTTACTGAAGGGGAATATCATCGGGATAGCCATCATGATAGCGGTTTGTGTATTAGTATACATCATCTGCAAACTACCGGCTATACACGATTCCGGCTGGGATTGGATCTCTCCACGAAGAGGGCATATAGCACATACTTCTATTGTACTGTGCGGGATAGTATTATCACTTATTTTTTTCAACCAGGAAAAAGATACACCGGTCAGACATCGATTCATATGGGCAGGTATTTTAGCCGCGGTACTTTTTATTGTAGCTACTATACTTCGTCCCTGGTATGAGATCTCCAAGATCCGTGCTACACCAAGTTGGTGTTTATACAGTGCAGGCATTTGCTGTGTTATTTTTGCACTGCTATACTGGCTGATAGATTTAAAGCAACAGAACAGCTGGACAGCCTTTGTCCGGCCTGCAGCTGCCAACCCACTCCTGATGTATATTTTGCCTTCCATTATTTATGCGCTGATGGGGCTGTTGCACCTTAGCTGGCCGGAGGCATTTGGCAGCGGAATACCTGGTATTATCTGGTGTATGGTATATGCGGTAGTCCTGATATATGTAGTGAGGGGATTAAATAAACTGAAGATCAGGTTGCAGCTATAA
- a CDS encoding monovalent cation:proton antiporter-2 (CPA2) family protein: protein MDQHALLFQAMVYLAAAIVAVPVAKKLGLGAVLGYLLAGIIIGPSLLGFIGHEGQDIMHFAEFGVVMMLFLIGLELEPALLWKLRASILGLGGLQVTVTIGVITGVALLLGQPLNVSLALGMIFSVSSTAIVLQTLNEKGWMGSAGGQSSFAVLLFQDIAVIPMLAVFPLLGANVLTTDSEATHPFTENLPGWVHTLVVLGAVAIIVIGGRYLVRPLMRVIARTRVRELFTASALLLVISVAVLMSLVGLSPALGAFLGGVVLANSEYRHELESDIEPFKGLLLGLFFMAVGASIDFHLVLSNPLLMLGMVAALMMIKGIVLWGLGKTFKLSTEQSLLFAFGLSEVGEFGFVLLSFSRQNNILTAEMTNMMTAVVAISMALTPLVILFYERLLLPRFTLASTGNTRDADDIHGKNPIIVAGFGRFGNVVGRFLRANGVRATILDLDSDRVDALHDLGIKVYYGDASRYDMLVAAGAADAKILIVAMDTVEQTLEVVKMVRKYFPNLQMLVKAEDVPDTFNLMELGVLHIYRETLDTSLRMGSDALHMLGFRAYRTQRAARTFARHNEKILKELSAMRDDKKQYINTMKDRINDLEKLITSDKVSTWLDEGQAWDPESLREEVRNSQTDEDVAKLTDGNTGPIV from the coding sequence ATGGACCAACACGCGCTTTTATTTCAGGCAATGGTATACCTGGCAGCTGCCATTGTAGCCGTGCCGGTGGCGAAGAAACTAGGGCTGGGAGCTGTTCTCGGTTATCTATTGGCAGGCATTATTATAGGCCCTTCCTTATTGGGATTTATAGGTCATGAAGGACAGGACATTATGCACTTTGCAGAATTCGGTGTGGTGATGATGCTGTTCCTGATAGGATTGGAACTGGAGCCTGCCCTTTTATGGAAACTGCGGGCTTCTATATTGGGGCTAGGTGGTTTGCAGGTAACGGTAACCATCGGTGTGATAACCGGCGTGGCGTTGTTGCTGGGCCAGCCACTGAATGTATCCCTGGCATTAGGTATGATCTTCTCTGTTTCTTCCACTGCCATTGTATTACAAACCCTCAATGAAAAGGGATGGATGGGATCAGCAGGCGGACAGAGTTCCTTTGCGGTATTGCTGTTCCAGGACATTGCCGTCATCCCGATGCTGGCTGTATTTCCATTACTGGGTGCCAACGTATTAACCACCGACAGCGAAGCCACACACCCCTTTACAGAAAACCTGCCCGGCTGGGTGCATACCCTGGTAGTGCTGGGCGCAGTAGCAATTATTGTGATAGGGGGCCGTTACCTGGTGCGGCCACTCATGCGGGTCATCGCACGAACCAGGGTAAGAGAGTTATTTACAGCATCGGCATTGCTGCTGGTGATTTCCGTTGCAGTGCTGATGTCACTGGTAGGATTGAGTCCTGCGCTGGGCGCATTTCTTGGTGGGGTAGTACTGGCCAATAGTGAATACCGGCATGAACTGGAGAGCGATATAGAACCTTTCAAAGGGCTGCTGTTAGGGTTGTTCTTTATGGCAGTAGGGGCTTCCATTGATTTTCACCTGGTGTTGTCAAATCCCTTGCTGATGCTGGGCATGGTAGCAGCCCTGATGATGATCAAGGGGATTGTATTGTGGGGCCTGGGCAAAACATTTAAGCTCAGTACAGAACAAAGCTTATTGTTTGCTTTTGGATTGTCGGAGGTAGGGGAGTTTGGTTTTGTGCTGCTTTCCTTTTCCCGGCAAAACAATATCCTGACTGCGGAGATGACCAATATGATGACCGCTGTAGTAGCCATCAGTATGGCGCTTACCCCGCTGGTGATCTTATTCTATGAAAGGCTGTTGCTGCCACGTTTTACATTAGCGTCCACCGGCAATACCCGTGATGCGGATGATATCCATGGCAAGAATCCGATCATCGTAGCAGGCTTTGGCAGGTTTGGCAATGTAGTAGGTCGTTTTTTAAGGGCCAATGGAGTACGTGCTACCATCCTGGACCTGGATTCCGACCGGGTGGATGCACTCCATGATCTGGGTATTAAGGTTTATTATGGAGACGCCTCCCGGTATGATATGCTGGTAGCTGCAGGCGCCGCCGATGCCAAAATACTGATTGTAGCCATGGATACGGTAGAACAAACCCTGGAAGTAGTGAAGATGGTCCGCAAGTATTTCCCCAATCTGCAAATGCTGGTAAAAGCAGAGGATGTACCTGATACTTTCAACCTGATGGAGCTGGGTGTATTGCATATATACCGGGAAACACTGGATACCTCACTGCGTATGGGGAGTGATGCCCTGCATATGCTGGGCTTCCGGGCTTATCGCACCCAGCGTGCCGCGCGTACTTTTGCCCGGCATAATGAAAAGATCCTCAAAGAATTATCCGCTATGCGGGATGATAAAAAGCAATACATCAATACGATGAAAGACCGGATTAATGACCTGGAAAAACTCATTACTTCCGATAAGGTAAGTACCTGGCTGGATGAAGGACAGGCATGGGATCCTGAATCATTACGGGAGGAGGTAAGAAACAGCCAGACTGATGAAGATGTCGCAAAACTAACAGATGGTAATACCGGGCCTATTGTATAG
- a CDS encoding NAD(P)H-dependent oxidoreductase — protein sequence MPKILILFAHPALEKSRLHAQLLQEVKKIPGITLQDLYEAYPDFDIDVQREQALLLQHDIIFLQHPFYWYSAPALVKQWEDLVLEHGWAYGKTGKALQGKYFGSIISAGGQESAYQPEGHHHYTMQQFLIPFSQTAALCNMEYLPPFVIHGAHLLDEYGIRQYVTAYRQVLELLRDGSYTTQQLRQLKDLQQLLSHPVQTS from the coding sequence ATGCCTAAAATTCTGATTCTTTTCGCGCACCCCGCACTGGAAAAATCGCGCCTGCATGCACAACTGCTGCAGGAAGTCAAAAAGATTCCGGGGATCACCTTACAGGACCTCTATGAAGCTTATCCGGATTTTGATATTGATGTACAACGGGAGCAGGCACTCCTGCTGCAGCATGATATCATTTTCCTGCAACATCCATTTTACTGGTACAGTGCGCCTGCCTTGGTAAAACAATGGGAGGACCTGGTACTGGAGCATGGATGGGCGTATGGCAAAACAGGTAAAGCATTACAGGGTAAATATTTTGGCAGCATCATCTCTGCCGGAGGGCAGGAGAGTGCATACCAGCCTGAAGGGCATCACCATTACACCATGCAACAGTTTCTCATTCCCTTTTCACAAACTGCCGCACTATGTAACATGGAATACCTCCCGCCATTTGTAATACATGGCGCACATCTGCTGGATGAATATGGTATCCGCCAGTATGTGACTGCTTACCGGCAAGTGCTGGAATTATTGCGAGATGGTAGTTATACCACACAACAGCTCCGGCAACTGAAAGATTTGCAGCAACTCCTCTCTCATCCCGTTCAAACTTCCTGA
- a CDS encoding chloride channel protein — MSAFNRIRKYHSFFRFKRDFERYSLRKAKSYEIIIHWLHSKLNRNQFLLFSGILVGCAAGLAGVVLKMLVHYIHYFITHKVHFSTQVVFYLVFPFLGIVLTTLIVIWFFKGQSRKGIPAILYEIAQNSSLIPSVKMYSQILQSAVTVGLGGSAGLESPIAVTGAALGSNYARTYHLGYKERTLLLAAGATAGIASAFNAPIAGMMFAFEILLTGVVFSDFLPLIVAAVCGSLISKIILQEDVLFHFESRVPFNYRNLLFYLGLALLCGLYARYFVVISQRIEHFFHRLKWSTLRRAMLGGLLVSVLCVAMPPLFGEGYTSVKSLATGNADAIIQNSFFRYLPVQSWIILLFTGCICLLKAFATAITIQSGGNGGNFAPSLFAGGFLGYFFAMMCAQLGIAEVPVTNLVIVGMAGVMSGVLYAPLTAIFLIAESSSGYDLFIPLMIVSTISFLMAKWFAPISPDLKQLADDGKIFTREHDKNILSIMRLEELIERDVQLIDMNATLRQLIELIKDGKRNIIAVVQSQGILEGIITLDDIRPIMFSPDLYDTITLKELKKAPPAVVYPGENIADVIKKFDETQVWNLPVVNENGHLEGFLSKSSILNKYRMLLQEYSEE; from the coding sequence ATGAGTGCATTTAACCGCATCAGAAAATACCACTCTTTTTTCCGGTTTAAAAGGGATTTTGAACGCTACAGTTTACGCAAGGCCAAAAGCTATGAAATTATTATTCACTGGCTGCACAGCAAATTAAACAGAAATCAGTTTCTCCTGTTTTCTGGTATCCTGGTAGGCTGCGCAGCCGGATTAGCCGGGGTAGTACTTAAAATGCTGGTTCACTATATCCACTACTTCATCACGCACAAAGTACACTTCAGCACCCAGGTAGTATTTTACCTGGTATTCCCTTTCCTGGGCATTGTGCTCACCACGCTTATAGTGATCTGGTTTTTCAAAGGGCAGTCGCGTAAAGGGATTCCCGCCATTCTATACGAGATCGCGCAAAACTCCAGCCTCATCCCATCTGTAAAAATGTATTCCCAGATACTACAGAGTGCTGTTACGGTAGGGTTGGGAGGCTCTGCAGGGCTGGAAAGCCCAATCGCAGTAACGGGTGCTGCCCTGGGCTCCAATTATGCACGTACTTATCACCTTGGTTATAAAGAACGGACCTTGTTGCTAGCAGCAGGCGCCACCGCGGGAATTGCGTCTGCTTTTAATGCCCCTATTGCGGGTATGATGTTCGCCTTTGAAATTCTGCTGACGGGTGTTGTATTCTCTGATTTCCTGCCGCTGATCGTAGCGGCAGTATGCGGGAGCCTTATCTCCAAAATCATTTTACAGGAAGACGTACTTTTTCATTTTGAGTCGCGCGTACCTTTTAACTACCGCAATCTGCTTTTCTACCTTGGATTAGCATTACTCTGTGGCCTGTATGCCCGTTATTTTGTAGTGATTTCACAGCGGATAGAACATTTCTTCCACCGCCTCAAATGGAGCACTTTACGAAGGGCGATGTTAGGCGGCCTGCTGGTATCGGTGCTCTGCGTAGCTATGCCTCCTTTATTCGGAGAAGGGTATACCAGCGTAAAATCCCTGGCTACCGGCAATGCAGATGCGATTATTCAAAACAGCTTTTTCCGGTACCTGCCGGTACAAAGCTGGATCATCCTGCTCTTTACCGGATGTATCTGCCTGCTGAAAGCATTTGCTACCGCAATCACTATTCAAAGCGGGGGTAATGGCGGGAACTTTGCGCCTTCGCTGTTTGCCGGCGGATTCCTGGGTTATTTCTTTGCGATGATGTGTGCACAACTTGGTATCGCAGAGGTTCCTGTTACCAACCTGGTAATTGTAGGGATGGCCGGAGTGATGAGCGGGGTATTATATGCACCGCTTACTGCTATCTTCCTGATTGCAGAGTCCAGCTCCGGATACGACCTGTTTATTCCGCTCATGATCGTATCCACGATTTCTTTTTTAATGGCGAAATGGTTTGCGCCTATTTCGCCGGACCTGAAACAGCTGGCAGACGATGGGAAAATCTTTACCCGTGAGCACGACAAAAACATCCTGTCCATTATGCGGCTGGAAGAACTCATAGAAAGAGATGTACAACTGATTGATATGAATGCCACCCTCCGCCAGCTGATAGAGTTGATCAAGGACGGGAAAAGGAATATTATTGCGGTGGTTCAGTCACAGGGTATCCTGGAGGGTATTATCACACTGGATGATATTCGTCCCATCATGTTCAGCCCCGATCTTTATGATACTATCACTTTAAAGGAGCTTAAAAAAGCGCCTCCTGCAGTGGTGTATCCTGGAGAAAATATCGCTGATGTGATTAAGAAATTTGATGAAACGCAGGTATGGAATCTGCCGGTAGTGAATGAGAATGGCCACCTGGAAGGCTTCCTCTCCAAATCAAGCATATTGAACAAATACCGTATGCTGCTGCAGGAGTATTCTGAAGAATAA
- a CDS encoding transglutaminase domain-containing protein has translation MAIDESKYTPFQHFLLNLLSLLTLIPVAPFINRYIPTLVIAGWHLDLFVSILIAFLMTRLLFWVFRPLIVPAFLLVCGVLVYNHFTDNYTFRNVLNDYTSMVQGNWGAKDNKQLDILSFYPRRVESYRDKTVRGIREKINFQDSVVRNFSVQHSLADFDEYFPKYGKIVRFLSLFRYINTNFKYVLDSQRDEYFATPMETIRNGLGGDCDDHSLLMTSCLQSIGARTRIVLIKGHAYPELYCGSKEDFEIMKQAIITLFPKPPVKQLYYHEMKGEYWINLDYTARHPGGPYMNDQVYALIEL, from the coding sequence ATGGCCATTGATGAAAGTAAATACACTCCTTTTCAGCATTTTCTGCTTAACCTGTTAAGCCTCCTGACCCTGATTCCGGTAGCACCGTTTATTAACCGGTATATTCCTACCCTTGTAATAGCTGGATGGCACCTGGATCTGTTTGTATCCATTCTGATCGCGTTTTTAATGACCCGGTTGCTGTTCTGGGTTTTCAGGCCACTGATCGTTCCTGCCTTCCTGCTTGTTTGTGGCGTATTGGTGTATAACCACTTCACTGATAATTATACTTTCCGGAATGTTTTGAATGATTATACCAGCATGGTACAGGGCAACTGGGGTGCAAAAGACAATAAGCAACTGGATATCCTCAGCTTTTACCCCCGCCGGGTAGAAAGTTACCGTGACAAAACTGTCCGGGGGATCCGGGAAAAAATCAACTTCCAGGATTCCGTAGTACGCAATTTCTCCGTACAGCATTCGCTGGCAGACTTTGATGAGTATTTTCCTAAATACGGTAAGATAGTGCGCTTCCTGTCACTATTCCGCTATATCAACACGAATTTCAAATATGTGCTGGACTCACAGCGGGATGAATATTTTGCTACACCAATGGAAACTATCAGAAATGGATTGGGTGGCGACTGTGATGATCATTCCCTGCTGATGACCTCCTGCCTGCAATCCATAGGGGCCCGCACCCGTATTGTACTTATCAAGGGACATGCTTACCCAGAACTCTATTGCGGTTCAAAAGAAGATTTCGAGATCATGAAACAGGCCATTATTACCTTGTTTCCCAAACCTCCGGTAAAGCAGCTGTATTATCATGAAATGAAAGGAGAATATTGGATTAACCTTGACTACACGGCACGTCATCCGGGCGGCCCTTATATGAACGACCAGGTATATGCCCTTATTGAGTTATGA
- a CDS encoding NACHT domain-containing protein — protein sequence MIDLSYDFIITLQKEVLRRFGVEVMLPGDCKHLSLSILEATTKLVSETTLKRVFGFAVAQHSFSRYTLNTLSQYCEYKDWEDFQLHHYKELNGAPSVDNSKWSDLKTKADAVSHYTILTLKNRSGISFGHTVHRQYCTAHIERFLESDYAATALIAPAGWGKSVALVHLAEHFWFGKEARYKQDICWFIHAHAAGSLLLKGFSLSSWLDNQLNLGNGENFREYFASHFDKKGGRLILIIDGFDEIAVAGDKLRLLYTKLEDFVYSNDLYPWVKVILSIRSNTWSEIFQHSQQYPAFRRYWYVGPEMDEETNINLPPLTEQEVKAILYNHQFDPGTVRLFSENFLHKLRHPYYLQLFCQLNTGPEQTFVDEHLSLFEIVSKFIQNRVFNSQSNSFKIKIIEKLLCLLDLGRGGQYIDKNLLLNQNADLFPAYKELIADNILVEENLSQEIMFHVKVRFAHNFLLEYFTAMHFIQQSDQAISESMLQKVLEHLPQSPYRVGVFIWLLRYAINHAQTDGIQRMFYLPLSNIEKSHMLEYLVLHYHHEATSQMELKSIFPAGYFKKHPLNHLITDDFIHFRKRKVLNALLTLAEAPEDKLKIRSILFTVALLQLDAEQCELELNNIKKIYTAENFDEDLWITPYEISLFVYEFLKFGIVNEAIKEKLYSYKLYHNKSSREAISVSQEIVYRNMGVAFILLNDHAQLLEFTTSLFESHPSLPHQKTDPFRLMLLCWQAQAHLGLGNTQAAERICKHAEQILKRYASDYFSGKYLESLQKMIYARVYYNEKEFNKAIRTAETAVEVAQKLDFKLLALMNFGLLNKIYQQLHMEKQKHDTLQQIELIRKSTSFKQAVPNFAL from the coding sequence ATGATAGATCTATCCTATGACTTTATCATAACACTGCAAAAGGAGGTTTTACGCAGGTTTGGTGTTGAAGTCATGTTACCAGGAGATTGTAAACATCTCTCGCTTTCCATCCTGGAGGCTACCACTAAACTGGTAAGCGAAACCACGCTCAAGCGGGTATTCGGATTTGCTGTGGCCCAACATAGCTTCTCCCGATACACACTCAATACCTTGTCTCAATACTGCGAGTATAAAGATTGGGAGGACTTCCAATTACATCATTATAAGGAGCTGAATGGCGCCCCGTCCGTAGATAACAGCAAATGGTCTGATCTGAAAACAAAAGCAGATGCTGTTTCCCATTATACCATACTTACACTAAAGAACCGCTCCGGCATTTCTTTTGGCCATACCGTACACCGCCAATATTGTACTGCGCATATAGAACGGTTCCTGGAAAGCGACTATGCAGCCACTGCGCTCATTGCTCCTGCCGGATGGGGTAAATCAGTGGCGCTGGTGCACCTGGCTGAGCATTTTTGGTTTGGGAAGGAGGCCAGGTACAAACAGGATATCTGCTGGTTTATACATGCCCATGCGGCCGGCAGCCTCCTGTTAAAGGGATTTTCCCTTTCTTCCTGGCTGGATAACCAGTTAAATCTGGGCAACGGGGAAAATTTCCGGGAATACTTTGCCAGCCACTTTGATAAAAAAGGCGGCCGGTTAATATTAATAATTGACGGTTTTGATGAAATCGCGGTGGCCGGGGATAAACTGCGCCTCCTGTATACCAAACTGGAAGACTTTGTCTATTCCAATGACCTTTACCCCTGGGTAAAAGTCATTCTGTCCATCCGCAGCAATACCTGGAGCGAGATATTCCAGCACTCCCAGCAATATCCTGCCTTCCGGCGCTACTGGTATGTAGGCCCTGAAATGGACGAGGAAACCAATATTAACCTGCCTCCGCTCACCGAACAGGAAGTGAAGGCCATTCTTTATAATCACCAGTTTGATCCGGGTACTGTCCGGTTGTTTTCCGAAAACTTTCTCCATAAACTGCGGCACCCCTATTACCTGCAGCTATTTTGCCAGCTTAATACCGGGCCGGAGCAGACTTTTGTGGATGAACACCTCAGCCTGTTTGAAATTGTATCCAAGTTCATCCAGAACAGGGTATTCAATTCGCAGAGTAACTCCTTCAAGATCAAGATCATTGAGAAGCTACTCTGTCTGCTGGACCTGGGCAGGGGAGGACAATATATTGATAAAAACCTGCTGCTGAATCAAAATGCGGACCTTTTCCCCGCCTATAAGGAGCTGATCGCTGATAATATACTGGTAGAGGAAAACCTGAGCCAGGAAATTATGTTCCATGTAAAAGTGCGGTTTGCCCATAATTTCCTGCTGGAATATTTCACGGCAATGCACTTTATACAACAGAGCGACCAGGCCATATCAGAAAGCATGCTGCAAAAGGTACTGGAACACCTCCCTCAATCCCCTTACCGGGTAGGAGTGTTTATCTGGTTATTAAGATATGCGATCAACCATGCACAAACAGATGGTATTCAACGCATGTTTTACCTGCCGCTTTCCAATATTGAGAAGTCGCACATGCTGGAGTACCTTGTACTGCACTACCATCATGAAGCTACCAGCCAGATGGAATTGAAGTCTATTTTTCCGGCGGGCTACTTTAAAAAGCACCCGCTTAATCACCTGATTACTGACGACTTTATACATTTCAGAAAACGCAAGGTATTAAACGCCCTGCTTACCCTGGCAGAGGCTCCGGAAGACAAACTCAAGATCAGAAGCATCCTGTTTACCGTTGCCCTGCTCCAGCTGGACGCAGAGCAATGTGAACTGGAGCTGAATAATATTAAAAAGATTTATACTGCTGAAAACTTTGATGAGGACCTCTGGATAACACCATATGAGATTTCTCTCTTTGTGTACGAATTCCTGAAATTTGGCATCGTTAACGAAGCTATTAAAGAAAAGCTCTATTCTTACAAGCTTTATCATAACAAGTCCAGCAGGGAAGCTATCTCCGTATCCCAGGAAATTGTATACCGCAATATGGGAGTAGCATTTATCCTGTTGAATGACCATGCCCAGTTGCTTGAATTTACCACCAGCCTGTTTGAAAGTCACCCTTCCCTGCCACACCAGAAAACAGACCCTTTCCGGTTAATGCTGCTTTGCTGGCAGGCGCAGGCACACCTTGGGCTGGGTAATACCCAGGCAGCAGAAAGAATCTGCAAGCATGCGGAACAGATCCTGAAACGGTATGCCTCAGATTATTTCAGTGGAAAATACCTGGAATCATTGCAGAAAATGATTTATGCCCGTGTATATTATAATGAGAAAGAATTCAATAAGGCTATCCGTACCGCAGAAACAGCAGTAGAAGTAGCACAAAAACTTGATTTCAAACTACTGGCACTGATGAATTTCGGCTTGCTGAATAAGATCTACCAGCAGCTGCACATGGAGAAACAGAAGCATGATACCCTGCAACAAATTGAGCTGATCCGGAAAAGTACTTCCTTCAAGCAGGCAGTACCTAATTTTGCTTTATAG